The Agarilytica rhodophyticola genome has a window encoding:
- a CDS encoding response regulator transcription factor gives MKLLLIEDDEVLADQLLGNLKKEGYQADVSYDGEDGLYRSVEFTYDLVIIDLGLPKLSGIEIIKKLRADNHKFPILILTARSSWQDKVKGLSAGADDYLVKPFQFEELVARIQAMLRRAGGYASSELHQGPIKLNMETQEVLVNGEVVNLTAFEHKLMEYFMLHPQKVTSKVTLADYLYEDDTDPDSNVIEVLVARLRQKIDPDNTIKPIETLRGRGYRFCIKD, from the coding sequence ATGAAATTGTTATTAATTGAAGATGATGAAGTGCTAGCAGATCAACTCTTAGGCAATTTAAAGAAGGAGGGATATCAAGCTGATGTGAGTTATGACGGTGAAGATGGCTTATATCGGAGTGTAGAATTTACATATGATCTAGTGATTATCGATTTAGGCTTACCTAAGCTATCGGGCATTGAGATTATTAAAAAATTACGTGCTGATAACCATAAGTTTCCTATTTTAATTTTAACTGCTCGTAGTAGTTGGCAAGATAAGGTAAAAGGCTTGAGTGCAGGAGCTGATGATTATTTAGTAAAACCTTTTCAATTTGAAGAGTTAGTGGCTCGTATTCAAGCGATGTTAAGACGCGCAGGTGGCTATGCATCTAGCGAGTTGCATCAAGGCCCAATCAAACTAAATATGGAAACGCAGGAAGTGCTTGTGAATGGTGAAGTTGTAAATTTGACTGCATTTGAACATAAACTTATGGAATATTTTATGTTGCACCCACAAAAAGTTACTTCCAAAGTCACGTTGGCAGACTATCTATATGAAGACGACACAGATCCTGATAGTAATGTGATTGAAGTATTAGTTGCACGCTTAAGGCAGAAAATTGATCCAGATAATACCATTAAACCCATAGAAACTCTGCGTGGGCGTGGCTATCGTTTTTGTATCAAAGATTAA
- a CDS encoding PepSY domain-containing protein, translating to MKKTIKYIAIACYTLLLPVFGFTADLEQREQNKTVDSEASDADRDISGEDLNNPVKRERKSKELEETDQPKEVVIKEKEVDDNSGTGQASSVERIVMPFTQWVEKRIQNTSIVKPSVFPNKNKRQQHKGISLRQAIELARREYKGTVLGAERIEEKDNLTYRIKIISKDGVIKVIEVNGFAQNKIGEQ from the coding sequence GTGAAAAAAACCATCAAATATATTGCGATTGCTTGTTACACGCTATTATTGCCTGTGTTTGGTTTTACCGCAGACCTAGAGCAGAGGGAGCAAAATAAAACCGTTGATTCTGAAGCTAGTGACGCCGATCGCGATATTAGTGGCGAGGATCTGAACAACCCTGTAAAAAGAGAAAGAAAGTCTAAAGAATTAGAGGAAACAGACCAACCAAAAGAGGTTGTTATCAAGGAAAAAGAGGTTGATGATAATAGCGGTACAGGTCAAGCTTCTAGCGTTGAAAGAATTGTCATGCCCTTTACTCAATGGGTTGAGAAGCGTATTCAGAACACATCAATTGTTAAACCCTCAGTATTTCCAAATAAAAATAAACGTCAACAACACAAAGGTATCAGCCTAAGGCAAGCTATAGAGCTTGCTCGTAGGGAATATAAAGGTACTGTCCTCGGTGCCGAGCGCATCGAGGAGAAGGATAACCTTACTTATCGTATAAAAATTATATCTAAAGACGGCGTAATTAAAGTAATTGAAGTTAATGGCTTTGCACAAAATAAGATTGGTGAGCAGTAA
- a CDS encoding response regulator has translation MDSFNVVIAEDDPKIAEIQSRFIDKIDGFNVVAIANTIEESEDVIDVFRPDIVLLDVYFPDGSGIDLLWTIRRLYKNTDIILITAAKEASTLQEALRGGAFDYILKPMTFKRFQSTLINFIEHRNKLNDIINLEQTDVDQILYPGKTKSHTSSRIPKSIDPLTLKNIEGEIDKLGENGINAETMGERVGISRTTARRYLEFLVSKDIVKPKLIYGSVGRPERLYFKLYHC, from the coding sequence ATGGATAGTTTTAATGTAGTTATTGCTGAAGATGACCCCAAAATTGCAGAAATACAGAGTCGTTTTATCGACAAAATTGATGGCTTTAATGTAGTTGCTATTGCTAATACAATTGAAGAATCAGAGGATGTTATTGATGTTTTTCGGCCAGATATCGTGTTGCTCGACGTCTATTTTCCTGATGGCAGTGGAATAGACCTACTATGGACTATCCGTAGATTGTACAAAAATACTGATATTATTCTCATTACAGCTGCAAAAGAAGCTTCGACTTTACAAGAAGCCTTGCGCGGTGGAGCTTTCGACTATATTTTAAAACCGATGACTTTTAAGCGATTTCAGTCAACTCTCATAAACTTTATTGAACATCGTAACAAACTAAATGATATTATCAATCTTGAGCAAACAGATGTAGATCAAATTCTTTATCCTGGTAAGACTAAATCTCATACATCATCGCGAATACCTAAAAGTATTGACCCATTAACATTAAAAAATATCGAAGGCGAGATAGATAAGCTTGGAGAAAATGGTATTAATGCTGAAACTATGGGGGAGCGCGTTGGGATTAGCCGTACTACAGCGAGACGTTACCTTGAATTTTTAGTATCGAAAGATATTGTTAAACCCAAGTTAATTTATGGCTCAGTAGGCCGGCCGGAGCGGCTTTACTTCAAGCTTTATCATTGTTAA
- a CDS encoding ATP-binding protein, whose protein sequence is MKPLRHMTLQLKMVIFIVALVLFQLGITALLSSRLVSSILEEQLGKRALDVAQTVASMPEIGALIEEQDPKGQLQTIAETIRLRTNAQFVVIGDSQARRYSHPNPKEIGRTMVGGDNNQALQNGLAYTSKAVGTLGPSLRGKVPVFSSDGSIVGIVSVGYLEENLRERIGDHRDIIIIANIVLVVIGIFFAILLAQNFKRAIFGLEPDEIGRMFKERSTILSSVREGIVAINQKGYITMINHAATKTLSLSANQHYLDSHIGDILPENGMIEVLHTGKSQLDLEHRVNNKDIIVNRIPIWDEHQVVGVVSSFREKDELDKLAGELSQVQEYAEMLRHQTHEYSNKLYTISGLIQLEAYDKAIELIGSETSGYQELLQFLVSAIPDPLLAGCILGKYNRAKELGVTLNVDRDSNFSDIPVWISKEKLVSILGNLLDNAYAAVTKITHTERVVNLSLTDLGNDLIFEVEDSGVGIDNSMVDRIYQKGISSSKLKGKGMGLFIVKEALTHMNGHITLNKSELGGALFTIYIPKK, encoded by the coding sequence ATGAAACCGCTGCGCCATATGACTCTACAATTAAAAATGGTCATTTTTATTGTGGCCTTAGTGCTTTTTCAGCTAGGTATTACAGCACTTCTGTCCTCCCGTCTGGTTTCTAGTATCTTAGAAGAACAGCTTGGCAAAAGGGCGTTGGATGTCGCTCAAACTGTTGCTTCTATGCCCGAGATTGGGGCGCTAATTGAAGAACAAGACCCTAAAGGTCAGTTACAAACCATAGCTGAAACTATAAGACTACGTACTAATGCGCAATTTGTTGTAATCGGCGATAGCCAAGCGCGGCGCTACTCTCATCCCAACCCTAAAGAAATTGGTAGAACTATGGTTGGGGGTGATAACAATCAAGCTTTACAGAATGGTTTAGCCTATACCTCTAAGGCTGTTGGTACCCTTGGTCCTTCTTTGCGTGGCAAAGTGCCAGTTTTTTCTAGTGATGGTTCTATTGTAGGTATTGTTTCTGTTGGCTATTTGGAAGAAAACCTTCGCGAAAGGATTGGAGATCACAGAGATATTATCATAATTGCCAATATTGTATTAGTCGTCATTGGTATTTTCTTTGCGATATTATTAGCACAAAACTTTAAGCGTGCAATCTTTGGTTTAGAACCCGATGAGATTGGTCGCATGTTTAAAGAACGAAGCACTATTCTAAGTTCTGTAAGAGAAGGTATTGTCGCCATTAACCAAAAAGGTTATATCACTATGATTAATCATGCCGCGACAAAAACCTTAAGTTTAAGTGCTAACCAACATTATTTAGATAGCCATATTGGTGATATATTACCTGAAAATGGCATGATAGAAGTTTTACATACTGGCAAAAGCCAATTAGACCTTGAACATAGAGTTAATAATAAAGACATCATTGTTAATCGTATTCCTATTTGGGATGAGCACCAGGTAGTTGGTGTAGTATCGAGTTTCAGGGAAAAAGATGAGCTAGATAAGCTTGCGGGGGAGTTATCGCAAGTACAAGAATATGCTGAAATGTTGCGTCATCAGACTCACGAATACTCTAATAAGCTTTATACTATCTCTGGGCTCATTCAACTAGAAGCCTATGATAAAGCTATTGAGTTAATTGGTAGCGAGACTTCGGGCTATCAAGAATTATTACAATTCCTTGTTTCTGCTATTCCCGATCCTCTTCTCGCGGGGTGTATTTTAGGGAAATATAATCGTGCAAAAGAGTTAGGTGTAACACTCAATGTAGATCGCGATAGTAATTTCAGTGATATTCCAGTTTGGATAAGCAAAGAAAAACTAGTTTCTATTTTAGGTAACCTTTTAGATAATGCCTATGCTGCAGTAACAAAAATTACTCACACTGAACGTGTTGTCAATTTATCTTTAACAGACTTGGGAAATGATCTAATTTTCGAAGTAGAAGATTCAGGTGTGGGTATTGATAATAGCATGGTTGATCGTATTTATCAGAAAGGTATTTCAAGTAGTAAGCTAAAAGGTAAAGGGATGGGACTGTTTATTGTCAAGGAAGCGTTAACGCATATGAACGGTCATATCACACTCAACAAATCAGAGTTAGGTGGAGCTTTATTTACAATTTATATTCCAAAGAAATGA
- a CDS encoding tripartite tricarboxylate transporter permease: protein MFDGIYQGLSTAFLPINLLLVFIGCFAGTFIGMLPGLGPVSAIALMIPITYSFDPASGMILMAGVYYGAVFGGSTSAILINAPGVSGAVATAFDGYPLAQNGQAGKALALAAYASFSGGTIGAIFLFLLVPILAKISLAFQSADYFALMLFGLTAVSAFAGKGQVLKAILMTLLGLMLATVGEDPSGIQRFTFGIPDLYDGISFLLLSMATFAIAEALIVVLKNDDSDLNSDAATKNTIGSLKLSKQEVKNIAPAVGRSSILGFFIGVLPGAGATIASFLAYGMERNFASIKEKLLFGKGSLRGLAAPETANNAASTGSFVPLLTLGIPGSATTAVMLAALLSYGVQPGPRLYVDYPEVFWSVIISMYLGNIILLVMNLPLIPYISKLLDIPRQFLTPIILFLSLIGVYLVSFNTVDLIMMVAFGVIAVVIRILNYPLAPLLLGFILGGMLEDNLRRALLISDGSIDFLWQRPITITILTITLITLVSPYILSILKKKHVADDN, encoded by the coding sequence ATGTTTGATGGTATTTACCAGGGGCTGTCTACAGCTTTCTTACCCATTAATTTACTATTAGTTTTTATCGGCTGTTTTGCTGGCACATTCATTGGTATGTTACCCGGGCTTGGGCCTGTATCAGCTATCGCTTTAATGATTCCTATTACTTATAGCTTCGATCCTGCGTCGGGAATGATCTTGATGGCAGGTGTGTATTATGGTGCAGTATTCGGTGGTTCAACGTCCGCAATTTTGATAAATGCTCCGGGTGTCTCTGGTGCTGTTGCCACAGCTTTTGATGGTTATCCTCTCGCACAAAATGGTCAGGCGGGTAAGGCTTTGGCTCTAGCTGCATATGCCTCATTCAGTGGCGGTACCATTGGTGCAATCTTTTTATTTTTATTGGTGCCTATACTCGCTAAAATAAGCCTAGCCTTCCAGTCAGCTGACTACTTTGCGCTTATGCTATTTGGCTTGACGGCGGTATCTGCTTTTGCTGGCAAAGGGCAAGTGCTTAAAGCAATCTTAATGACGCTCCTTGGTTTGATGCTGGCAACAGTAGGGGAAGATCCTTCAGGTATCCAACGTTTTACTTTCGGCATTCCTGATTTATATGACGGTATTAGTTTTTTATTATTGTCAATGGCGACCTTTGCTATAGCTGAAGCCTTAATTGTTGTATTAAAAAATGATGATTCGGATCTGAACTCAGATGCAGCTACGAAAAACACCATCGGTAGTTTAAAACTCAGTAAACAAGAAGTAAAAAATATTGCACCCGCAGTAGGTCGTTCCTCTATCCTTGGGTTTTTTATTGGCGTTTTACCTGGCGCTGGGGCAACTATAGCATCCTTTTTAGCTTACGGTATGGAGCGAAACTTTGCTTCAATTAAAGAAAAGCTACTTTTTGGTAAAGGTAGTCTCAGAGGTTTGGCTGCACCAGAGACAGCAAACAACGCCGCTTCTACAGGCTCCTTTGTACCTTTACTGACCCTGGGTATACCGGGTTCTGCAACAACTGCGGTAATGTTAGCGGCACTTCTTTCTTATGGTGTACAGCCTGGCCCTAGGCTATATGTGGATTACCCAGAAGTTTTTTGGTCTGTTATCATTTCTATGTACCTAGGCAATATTATTCTATTAGTAATGAATTTGCCGTTAATTCCTTATATCTCAAAATTACTGGATATTCCTAGACAATTCTTAACTCCCATTATTTTATTTTTATCACTTATTGGCGTTTATTTGGTTTCTTTTAATACTGTCGACCTCATTATGATGGTAGCTTTTGGTGTTATTGCAGTAGTTATCCGTATCTTAAATTACCCTTTGGCACCTCTATTGTTAGGCTTTATTCTTGGTGGAATGTTAGAAGATAATTTGCGCCGCGCTTTACTTATTTCAGACGGTTCCATAGACTTTCTTTGGCAAAGACCGATTACCATCACCATTCTTACTATTACACTCATTACACTTGTTTCTCCATATATTTTATCAATCTTAAAGAAAAAACATGTAGCTGATGATAATTAA
- a CDS encoding tripartite tricarboxylate transporter TctB family protein — protein MNFINNKDKVGSGLFLLFSLAYLNASFDIPLNKIFGDEVFTARTLPVGLSIISIVCCLIHLLSPAHNETEESIKEAVKGFHWKPCISLIGLMFVYGLTFQFFGFVLATFLFLLAGFSIMREKRYVLSSVIAAGIVFLMWFFLTQIFDIYLDAGSLYRIIVGGD, from the coding sequence ATGAATTTTATAAACAATAAAGATAAGGTTGGAAGTGGTCTATTTCTATTGTTCTCTCTTGCATATTTAAATGCGAGCTTCGATATTCCGCTCAATAAAATATTTGGAGATGAGGTATTTACAGCTCGAACTCTACCTGTAGGATTATCAATAATTTCAATAGTTTGTTGCTTAATACATTTACTTTCCCCGGCTCATAACGAAACGGAAGAATCAATCAAAGAAGCGGTTAAGGGTTTCCACTGGAAACCTTGCATATCATTAATCGGATTAATGTTTGTATATGGCTTAACATTTCAATTTTTTGGCTTTGTGCTAGCAACTTTCTTATTTTTGTTAGCAGGCTTTAGCATTATGAGAGAGAAACGTTATGTTTTATCTTCTGTAATTGCTGCTGGGATCGTTTTTTTAATGTGGTTCTTTCTAACACAAATATTTGATATTTATCTTGATGCAGGAAGCCTTTATCGTATCATTGTGGGGGGCGACTAA
- a CDS encoding tripartite tricarboxylate transporter substrate binding protein produces MLSKISIVFFVILYLSSPVRAIERVHFLIPGGAGGGWDSTARGTGEALTRAGLVSKASYENKSGGDGSKAIAHLIETADRQSDTLLITSTPIILRSLKKIFPQSYKDLTPVATIIADYGAFVVKENSAYQNWQQMIDDYKKDPRNVKIAGGSVRGGMDHVVAALAFKKSGVDAKQLRYIPYNAGAKAMVGLLSEETQMLSTGLSEALALAEQGEVRILAMTAAERLDYAPAIPTVAEQGADMTFTNWRGFFAAPNIPRKKVKEFQSLLGKMYNTPQWEAIRQKRGWSNLYISDDKFTNFLKQQEQEMAILMSELGIISQQ; encoded by the coding sequence ATGCTAAGTAAAATCTCAATTGTTTTTTTTGTTATCCTATATTTGAGTTCGCCTGTCCGTGCAATTGAACGCGTACACTTTTTAATTCCAGGAGGAGCGGGAGGTGGTTGGGATAGCACTGCTCGTGGTACAGGAGAAGCTTTAACAAGGGCAGGCTTGGTGTCTAAGGCATCTTATGAGAATAAATCTGGAGGCGATGGTAGTAAGGCGATAGCGCATTTAATCGAAACCGCAGATCGTCAGAGTGATACATTATTAATAACCTCGACTCCTATTATTCTACGTTCTCTTAAGAAAATATTTCCGCAGTCTTATAAAGACTTAACTCCTGTTGCAACTATTATTGCTGATTACGGAGCTTTTGTTGTAAAAGAAAACTCCGCTTATCAAAACTGGCAACAGATGATTGACGATTATAAAAAAGATCCTCGTAATGTGAAAATTGCTGGAGGGTCAGTGCGCGGGGGAATGGATCATGTTGTCGCGGCGTTAGCATTTAAAAAGTCCGGCGTCGATGCCAAGCAATTACGTTACATTCCTTATAATGCAGGTGCTAAAGCTATGGTAGGGTTATTGTCTGAAGAGACGCAAATGCTCTCTACTGGCTTAAGTGAAGCTTTGGCATTAGCCGAGCAGGGTGAAGTGAGAATCCTAGCTATGACAGCCGCTGAGCGTTTGGACTATGCACCTGCTATTCCTACTGTTGCAGAGCAGGGGGCTGATATGACATTTACCAATTGGCGAGGTTTTTTTGCGGCACCGAATATCCCTAGAAAAAAAGTTAAAGAATTTCAGAGTTTATTAGGGAAAATGTATAACACTCCCCAATGGGAGGCTATCCGTCAAAAGCGCGGCTGGTCTAACCTTTATATCTCTGACGATAAATTTACCAATTTTCTTAAGCAACAAGAGCAGGAAATGGCCATCTTAATGAGTGAGCTTGGAATTATTTCTCAACAATAA